A region from the Desulfobaccales bacterium genome encodes:
- the cpaB gene encoding Flp pilus assembly protein CpaB, with amino-acid sequence MRQLPGWIWLLVAFICASLATYVFFVLVKREPAVPVVKEKTSLVVVATTQVDPASSLNAAQLKTEVWHQENPPQGSFGNIQELLGRVTATSLSPGELVTENKLTPRGTIPGLSALLSPDQRAMTVKVDEVSGVAGFPVIGDRVDVMVTVDKGEYDKDPISKILFQNLKVLGADQRMESRPGDKPLIVRTVTLEVSPEEGERLALAAQEQHISLVLRGRGDQKLVRTTGVDTATLLGLPSKANKTVPPVALPRRTVDVIRGLQRSPVEF; translated from the coding sequence ATGCGTCAACTCCCTGGTTGGATATGGTTGCTCGTGGCTTTTATTTGCGCCAGCCTAGCCACCTACGTGTTTTTTGTATTGGTGAAGCGAGAGCCTGCCGTTCCCGTCGTTAAAGAAAAAACCAGTCTTGTGGTGGTGGCCACAACTCAGGTAGACCCGGCCAGTTCCCTGAATGCGGCGCAACTCAAGACGGAAGTCTGGCACCAAGAAAACCCCCCGCAAGGCTCCTTTGGGAACATACAAGAGTTGTTGGGACGAGTTACCGCCACATCTTTGTCGCCTGGCGAACTCGTTACGGAAAACAAACTTACTCCTAGAGGAACGATTCCGGGCCTCTCTGCACTGCTGAGCCCCGACCAACGGGCCATGACCGTAAAAGTGGACGAAGTCTCCGGGGTGGCTGGGTTCCCCGTAATTGGAGACCGGGTGGACGTGATGGTAACTGTGGATAAAGGTGAATACGATAAAGACCCCATCTCCAAGATACTCTTCCAGAATCTGAAAGTCTTGGGCGCAGATCAAAGGATGGAGTCTCGCCCAGGCGATAAACCTCTGATAGTGCGCACAGTGACCCTGGAAGTCAGCCCGGAAGAGGGAGAACGCCTGGCCTTGGCCGCTCAGGAACAACACATCTCCCTGGTGCTGCGCGGCCGAGGGGATCAAAAACTGGTGCGAACCACGGGGGTGGATACTGCAACGCTCCTTGGTTTACCGTCAAAGGCAAACAAAACGGTTCCCCCAGTTGCTCTACCTCGTCGAACGGTAGATGTGATCCGAGGTCTACAACGCTCACCCGTAGAGTTTTGA
- a CDS encoding Flp family type IVb pilin — protein sequence MQTYFQKTMTFLRDEEGASAIEYALLVGLIAVAIVAAVTALGTKVASTFSKATTALGT from the coding sequence ATGCAAACCTATTTCCAGAAAACCATGACTTTCCTCCGGGATGAAGAAGGCGCCTCTGCCATCGAGTACGCCCTGTTGGTGGGCTTGATCGCGGTAGCTATTGTGGCGGCTGTGACTGCTCTGGGCACGAAGGTCGCCAGCACTTTCTCAAAAGCGACGACCGCTTTAGGGACGTAA
- a CDS encoding NAD(P)/FAD-dependent oxidoreductase, with translation MSSLYPVIIGGGPAGISAATTLAERKIPCLLLEKDKQMGGLCKTVTYKGFRCDIGGHRFFTKNREIQTIWEKTLGDQFLVRPRVSRIYYRGKFFNYPLKVANALAGLGAAESLKIVISYLKSQVFPTKPEISFDDWVSNRFGRVLFNIFFKTYTEKVWGVPCTVLSADWAAQRIRNLSLGRALINAVGLKNSSKVASLIDNFHYPRLGPGQMYEAMASRLHSNGGEVRKGLEVVEVRHAHHQVTALLTRNGGGGELLNCSHCFSSMPITDLVQRMSPSPPDEVLNAARALRYRSIITVNLLFKRSVALPDNWIYLHSPEVTAGRLQLYKNWSPAMAPAGDHSSVGFEYFCFEEDELWNLPDAELIGKARQDLSHLGFYNQEDWLDGFVVRYAKAYPMYEDAYEKHLAVIRGWLSQFSNLYCIGRYGQFRYNNMDHSMMTGILAARRMLGEDIDPWSVNSEGEYLEEKAEKAIP, from the coding sequence ATGTCATCTTTGTATCCCGTGATTATTGGTGGGGGCCCAGCCGGAATTTCTGCCGCCACCACCCTGGCAGAACGGAAGATTCCATGTTTGCTGTTAGAAAAAGATAAGCAGATGGGCGGCCTCTGTAAGACGGTGACATACAAAGGTTTCAGGTGTGATATCGGAGGACACCGATTTTTTACCAAGAACCGGGAAATCCAGACCATATGGGAAAAAACGCTAGGAGATCAATTTCTCGTGCGTCCCAGGGTGTCGCGTATCTATTACCGTGGCAAATTCTTTAACTATCCTCTGAAAGTCGCGAATGCTTTAGCCGGCCTGGGAGCAGCCGAATCCCTAAAAATTGTTATAAGCTATCTCAAGTCCCAGGTCTTTCCGACCAAACCTGAAATAAGTTTTGATGATTGGGTCTCCAACCGATTCGGCCGGGTTCTATTCAACATTTTTTTCAAAACCTATACCGAAAAAGTCTGGGGTGTTCCCTGTACGGTATTGAGCGCCGATTGGGCGGCGCAACGCATCCGCAACCTATCCTTGGGCCGCGCCCTAATCAATGCCGTAGGCCTGAAAAATAGCTCGAAGGTGGCAAGCCTTATTGATAATTTTCACTATCCCCGCTTGGGTCCCGGCCAAATGTATGAAGCCATGGCGTCGCGTCTCCACAGCAATGGCGGCGAGGTCCGCAAGGGTTTGGAAGTAGTGGAAGTCCGCCACGCTCACCATCAGGTAACTGCTCTCCTCACGCGCAATGGGGGAGGAGGGGAGTTATTAAATTGTTCTCATTGTTTTTCCAGCATGCCTATCACTGACCTGGTTCAACGCATGTCTCCTTCACCCCCTGATGAGGTCTTGAACGCGGCTCGGGCTCTTCGATATCGCTCCATTATCACGGTTAATTTGCTTTTCAAGAGAAGCGTCGCCTTGCCCGATAATTGGATCTACCTGCATAGCCCGGAGGTGACGGCGGGGCGTTTGCAGTTGTATAAGAATTGGAGTCCCGCCATGGCGCCGGCCGGCGACCATAGTTCGGTGGGCTTCGAATATTTTTGTTTTGAAGAGGATGAATTGTGGAATTTACCTGATGCCGAACTCATCGGAAAAGCCCGGCAAGATTTATCCCACTTAGGTTTTTATAATCAGGAAGATTGGCTCGATGGCTTTGTTGTGCGCTATGCCAAGGCTTATCCCATGTATGAAGACGCATACGAGAAGCATCTAGCGGTAATCAGAGGTTGGCTGTCTCAATTTTCCAATCTCTATTGCATCGGCAGATATGGTCAATTTCGCTATAACAACATGGACCATTCCATGATGACCGGCATT